The Onychomys torridus chromosome 4, mOncTor1.1, whole genome shotgun sequence genome includes a window with the following:
- the Plcg1 gene encoding 1-phosphatidylinositol 4,5-bisphosphate phosphodiesterase gamma-1 encodes MAGAATPCANGCGPGAPSEAEVLHLCRSLEVGTVMTLFYSKKSQRPERKTFQVKLETRQITWSRGADKIEGSIDIREIKEIRPGKTSRDFDRYQEDPAFRPDQSHCFVILYGMEFRLKTLSLQATSEDEVNMWIKGLTWLMEDTLQAATPLQIERWLRKQFYSVDRNREDRISAKDLKNMLSQVNYRVPNMRFLRERLTDLEQRSGDITYGQFAQLYRSLMYSAQKTMDLPFLETSTLRTGERPELCRVSLSEFQQFLLEYQGELWAVDRLQVQEFMLSFLRDPLREIEEPYFFLDEFVTFLFSKENSVWNSQLDAVCPDTMNNPLSHYWISSSHNTYLTGDQFSSESSLEAYARCLRMGCRCIELDCWDGPDGMPVIYHGHTLTTKIKFSDVLHTIKEHAFVASEYPVILSIEDHCSIAQQRNMAQYFKKVLGDILLTKPVDIAADGLPSPNQLKRKILIKHKKLAEGSAYEEVPTSVTYSENDISNSIKNGILYLEDPVNHEWYPHYFVLTSSKIYYSEETSSDQGNEDEEEPKEASSSTELHSSEKWFHGKLGAGRDGRHIAERLLTEYCIETGAPDGSFLVRESETFVGDYTLSFWRNGKVQHCRIHSRQDAGTPKFFLTDNLVFDSLYDLITHYQQVPLRCNEFEMRLSEPVPQTNAHESKEWYHASLTRAQAEHMLMRVPRDGAFLVRKRNEPNSYAISFRAEGKIKHCRVQQEGQTVMLGNSEFDSLVDLISYYEKHPLYRKMKLRYPINEEALEKIGTAEPDYGALYEGRNPGFYVEANPMPTFKCAVKALFDYKAQREDELTFTKSAIIQNVEKQDGGWWRGDYGGKKQLWFPSNYVEEMVNPAILEPEREHLDENSPLGDLLRGVLDVPACQIAIRPEGKNNRLFVFSISMASLAHWSLDVAADSQEELQDWVKKIREVAQTADARLTEGKMMERRKKIALELSELVVYCRPVPFDEEKIGTERACYRDMSSFPETKAEKYVNKAKGKKFLQYNRLQLSRIYPKGQRLDSSNYDPLPMWICGSQLVALNFQTPDKPMQMNQALFMAGGHCGYVLQPSTMRDEAFDPFDKSSLRGLEPCVICIEVLGARHLPKNGRGIVCPFVEIEVAGAEYDSTKQKTEFVVDNGLNPVWPAKPFHFQISNPEFAFLRFVVYEEDMFSDQNFLAQATFPVKGLKTGYRAVPLKNNYSEDLELASLLIKIEVFPAKENGDLSPFSGTSLRERASDASSQLFHVRAREGSFEARYQQPFEDFRISQEHLADHFDSRERRAPRRTRVNGDNRL; translated from the exons TTGATATCCGAGAGATCAAGGAGATCCGACCAGGGAAGACATCACGAGACTTTGACCGCTACCAAGAAGACCCTGCATTCCGGCCAGACCAGTCACATTGCTTTGTCATCCTCTATGGAATGGAATTCCGCCTGAAGACCCTGAGCCTGCAAG CCACATCTGAGGATGAAGTGAACATGTGGATCAAGGGCTTAACGTGGTTGATGGAGGATACATTGCAGGCAGCCACACCTCTGCAAATTGAGAG GTGGCTCCGGAAGCAGTTCTATTCGGTGGACCGGAACCGTGAAGATCG TATATCAGCCAAGGACTTGAAGAACATGCTGTCACAGGTCAACTACCGGGTCCCCAACATGCGCTTCCTCCGAGAACGGCTGACG GACCTAGAACAGCGCAGCGGGGACATCACCTACGGGCAGTTTGCTCAGCTGTACCGCAGCCTCATGTACAGCGCCCAGAAGACG ATGGACCTCCCCTTCTTGGAAACCAGCACTTTGAG GACCGGAGAGCGACCGGAGCTCTGCCGGGTGTCCCTGTCTGAGTTCCAGCAGTTCCTCCTTGAGTACCAGGGG GAGCTGTGGGCTGTTGACCGGCTCCAGGTGCAGGAATTCATGCTCAGCTTCCTTCGAGACCCCTTGCGAGAGATTGAGGAGCCATACTTCTTCTTGGATGAG TTTGTCACCTTTCTGTTCTCCAAAGAGAACAGTGTGTGGAACTCCCAGCTGGATGCCGTGTGCCCAGACACCATGAACAACCCTCTCTCTCACTATTGGATCTCTTCCTCACATAATAC ATACCTAACGGGGGACCAGTTCTCCAGTGAGTCCTCCCTAGAAGCCTATGCTCGCTGCCTAAGGATGGGCTGTCGCTGCATTGAGT TGGACTGCTGGGATGGCCCAGATGGGATGCCAGTCATCTACCATGGGCATACTCTCACCACCAAGATCAAGTTCTCAGATGTCCTGCACACCATCAAGGAGCATGCCTTTGTAGCCTCAGA GTACCCAGTCATCCTGTCCATCGAGGACCACTGCAGCATTGCCCAGCAGAGAAACATGGCTCAGTACTTCAAAAAGGTGCTTGGCGACATACTCCTTACCAAGCCCGTGGACATTGCTGCTGATGGACTTCCTTCACCCAACCAGCTCAAGAGGAAGATCCTTATTAAG CACAAGAAGCTGGCTGAGGGCAGTGCCTATGAGGAGGTGCCTACTTCTGTGACGTACTCTGAGAATGACATCAGCAACTCCATCAAGAATGGCATCCTCTACTTGGAGGACCCCGTGAATCAT GAATGGTATCCCCACTACTTTGTTCTGACTAGCAGCAAGATCTACTACTCTGAGGAGACGAGCAGTGACCAGGGCAATGAGGACGAAGAGGAGCCCAAGGAG GCCAGTAGCAGCACAGAGCTGCACTCCAGTGAGAAGTGGTTCCATGGGAAGCTTGGGGCTGGGCGTGATGGGCGGCACATTGCCGAGCGCCTGCTCACTGAGTACTGCATCGAGACCGGGGCTCCTGATGGCTCCTTCTTAGTGAGAGAAAGTGAGACCTTCGTGGGTGACTACACGCTGTCTTTCTG GCGGAATGGGAAAGTTCAGCACTGCCGCATCCACTCCCGGCAGGATGCTGGGACTCCTAAGTTCTTCTTGACAGATAACCTGGTCTTCGACTCTCTCTATGACCTCATCACTCACTATCAGCAAGTACCACTGCGCTGCAATGAGTTTGAGATGCGCCTTTCAGAGCCTGTCCCGCAGACAAATGCCCACGAGAGCAAAGA GTGGTACCACGCAAGCCTGACCAGAGCTCAGGCTGAACATATGCTGATGCGCGTACCCCGTGATGGGGCCTTCCTGGTGCGGAAACGAAATGAGCCCAACTCATATGCCATCTCTTTCCG GGCTGAGGGGAAGATCAAGCACTGCCGAGTACAGCAGGAAGGCCAGACTGTGATGCTGGGGAACTCTGAGTTTGACAGCCTCGTTGACCTCATCAGTTACTATGAAAAGCACCCCCTGTACCGCAAAATGAAGCTCCGCTACCCCATCAATGAGGAAGCGCTGGAGAAGATTGGAACAGCT GAACCCGATTATGGAGCACTGTATGAGGGCCGCAACCCTGGCTTCTATGTGGAGGCAAACCCTATGCCAACTTTCAAG TGTGCAGTAAAAGCCCTCTTCGACTACAAGGCCCAGAGGGAGGATGAGCTGACCTTTACCAAGAGTGCCATCATACAGAATGTGGAAAAGCAAGATGGTGGCTG GTGGCGAGGGGACTATGGTGGGAAGAAGCAGCTGTGGTTTCCCTCAAACTATGTGGAAGAGATGGTCAACCCAGCAATCCTGGAGCCAGAGAGGGAG CACCTGGATGAGAACAGCCCACTGGGGGACTTGCTGCGGGGGGTCTTAGATGTGCCAGCCTGTCAGATTG CCATTCGTCCTGAGGGCAAGAACAACCGGCTCTTCGTCTTCTCCATCAGCATGGCATCGCTGGCTCACTGGTCCCTGGATGTTGCAGCTGACTCACAGGAGGAGCTACAAGACTGGGTGAAAAAGATCCGGGAAGTGGCCCAGACTGCAGATGCCAGG CTTACTGAGGGGAAGAtgatggagaggaggaagaagattgCCTTGGAGCTTTCTGAGCTTGTGGTCTACTGCCGGCCTGTTCCCTTTGATGAAGAGA AAATTGGCACAGAACGTGCTTGTTACCGGGACATGTCCTCCTTTCCGGAAACGAAGGCTGAGAAGTATGTGAACAAGGCCAAAGGCAAGAAGTTCCTTCAGTACAATCGGCTGCAACTCTCTCGAATCTACCCCAAGGGTCAGCGGCTGGACTCCTCCAATTATGATCCTCTGCCCATGTGGATCTGTGGCAGCCAGCTTGTAGCACTCAATTTTCAGACCCCAG ACAAGCCTATGCAGATGAACCAGGCCCTCTTCATGGCTGGTGGGCACTGTGGCTATGTGCTGCAGCCAAGCACCATGAGAGACGAAGCCTTTGACCCCTTTGACAAGAGCAGCCTCCGAGGTCTGGAGCCCTGTGTCATCTGCATTGAG GTCCTGGGGGCCAGGCACCTGCCGAAGAATGGCCGAGGTATTGTGTGTCCTTTTGTGGAGATTGAGGTGGCTGGAGCAGAGTACGACAGCACCAAGCAAAAGACAGAGTTCGTAG TGgacaatggactgaaccctgTGTGGCCGGCTAAGCCTTTCCACTTCCAGATCAGTAACCCTGAGTTTGCCTTTCTACGCTTTGTGGTATACGAGGAAGACATGTTTAGTGACCAGAACTTCTTAGCTCAGGCTACTTTCCCAGTAAAAGGCCTGAAGACAG GATACAGAGCAGTGCCTTTGAAGAACAACTACAGTGAAGACCTGGAGTTGGCCTCCCTGCTCATTAAGATCGAAGTTTTCCCTGCTAAG GAGAATGGCGACCTCAGTCCCTTCAGTGGTACATCCCTAAGGGAACGGGCCTCAGATGCCTCCAGCCAGCTGTTCCATGTCCGGGCCCGGGAAGGCTCCTTTGAAGCCCGATACCAGCAGCCATTTGAAGACTTCCGCATCTCCCAGGAGCATCTCGCAGACCATTTTGACAGTCGGGAACGAAG GGCCCCAAGGAGGACTCGGGTCAATGGAGACAACCGCCTCTAG